A single window of Leptolyngbya ohadii IS1 DNA harbors:
- a CDS encoding fasciclin domain-containing protein: MSFKSQLRFLTVAAVGLMGAVALNPAQAQTTSSPTSPTQPTTQPGLTTPGTSGTTTQPGLTTPGTPGTTQPGLGTTPGTSGTTTQPGLGTGTSTPGSTNTPGVTAPTTRPAPANQANTGNTGIAELLRQASSAGTFNTLARAVQAAGVANAIPATGDQQFTIFAPTDEAFAALPPGTLEKLLQPENQALLRQVLAYHVVPGEVTSSQLRTGVVDTLGGGVAVRVADGRVILNDASVVQPDIQAANGVIHVVNRVLLPAELRRQLISLQ, translated from the coding sequence ATGAGTTTTAAATCCCAGCTTCGTTTTTTGACAGTCGCCGCTGTTGGTTTAATGGGTGCGGTTGCGCTCAATCCAGCTCAGGCACAAACGACTAGCAGCCCAACCAGCCCAACTCAACCGACGACTCAGCCCGGCTTAACCACTCCCGGAACCTCTGGTACAACCACTCAGCCTGGCTTAACCACTCCCGGAACCCCTGGCACGACTCAACCCGGATTGGGAACTACCCCCGGAACTTCTGGCACAACCACTCAACCTGGACTGGGAACGGGCACTTCCACCCCTGGCAGTACAAATACCCCCGGCGTTACCGCTCCTACAACTCGTCCTGCTCCGGCAAATCAAGCCAACACGGGTAACACAGGAATTGCCGAGCTGCTGCGTCAGGCTTCTTCGGCAGGAACTTTCAATACTCTTGCGCGCGCCGTACAGGCAGCAGGTGTGGCAAATGCAATTCCTGCAACGGGAGATCAGCAGTTCACGATTTTTGCTCCCACAGATGAAGCTTTCGCAGCGCTTCCGCCCGGCACCCTGGAGAAACTGCTCCAGCCCGAAAATCAAGCATTGCTGCGTCAGGTGCTTGCCTACCATGTAGTTCCCGGTGAGGTCACTTCTAGTCAACTCCGGACGGGTGTAGTTGATACCCTGGGCGGCGGTGTAGCGGTGCGGGTTGCTGATGGTCGGGTTATTTTAAATGATGCAAGCGTGGTTCAACCGGACATTCAGGCAGCCAATGGGGTGATTCACGTCGTCAACCGCGTCCTGCTGCCAGCCGAACTGCGTCGGCAACTGATTTCGCTTCAGTGA
- a CDS encoding SAM-dependent methyltransferase, giving the protein MRKQTIKKAGIVVGLSLLAISAHQVVSSASVLQRLSYPLQAQTPSDTPAQPATEPQTEEPIQAPYVPTPQVVVDKMLEMAAVGPNDLVYDLGSGDGRVVITAAQKFGTRGIGIEIDPELIALANENAAAAGVSDRVQFREQDLFATDFSDATVVTLYLLQDMNLRLRPILLRQLKPGTRIISHSYTMGDWKPEDTEVVQGPSKLHIIYKWTVPEVVPPELLQ; this is encoded by the coding sequence ATGAGAAAGCAAACCATTAAAAAAGCAGGAATCGTTGTTGGGCTATCCTTACTAGCGATATCCGCCCATCAGGTTGTTTCTTCAGCCTCCGTCCTTCAGCGTCTATCCTATCCATTACAGGCACAAACTCCTTCAGATACACCTGCTCAACCTGCAACCGAACCCCAAACCGAAGAACCGATTCAGGCTCCCTATGTACCCACGCCTCAGGTAGTTGTGGACAAGATGCTCGAAATGGCGGCAGTTGGACCTAATGATCTGGTGTATGACCTGGGCAGCGGGGACGGCAGGGTAGTCATTACGGCAGCACAAAAATTCGGCACAAGGGGCATTGGCATTGAGATTGATCCAGAGCTGATTGCCCTGGCAAATGAAAATGCTGCGGCTGCGGGAGTCAGCGATCGCGTTCAGTTTCGGGAGCAGGATCTGTTCGCTACTGACTTTAGCGATGCCACGGTCGTCACGCTGTACCTGTTGCAGGACATGAACCTGAGGCTACGTCCAATTTTGCTGAGGCAGCTCAAGCCCGGTACGCGCATCATTTCCCACAGCTATACGATGGGAGACTGGAAGCCCGAAGACACCGAGGTTGTGCAGGGTCCGAGCAAGCTGCACATTATCTACAAATGGACGGTTCCTGAAGTCGTACCGCCGGAACTCCTGCAATAA
- a CDS encoding NADH-quinone oxidoreductase subunit M has protein sequence MLSALIWIPMVGALVVSLLPSKYSPSQVRSSALAIAIANLLWTIWVLTQFDVTRPGMQFQEFLSWITPLGLNYELGVDGLSVVMLALNSLLSLIAIFSSSEKIQRPKLFYSMVLLVNGGVAGAFLAQNLMLFFLFYELELIPFFLMISIWGGAKRSYAAVKFLIFTAVSGALVLVSFLGLVWLSGASDFSYQSVLGQTLPIGSQVLLLGLMLVGFGIKIPLVPFHTWLPDTYVEASAPVAILLGGVLAKLGTYGLVRFGMGLFPEAWAQLSPFLATWAAASILYGALAAIAQKDIKRMVAYSSIGHMGYVLLGAAALTPLALVGSVSQMVAHGLILAILFHLVGIIEEKVGTRDLEVLNGLLNPIRGLPSISSLLILGGMASAGIPGLAGFIAEFLVFQGSFSIFPAQTIVAVVGTALTAVYFVILMNRTCFGKLSNSTAYYPQVSTGEKFPALVLAVLILFLGLQPSWLVRWTEATTTALVAAIPPVQQVAVNVHPSLDSLEINN, from the coding sequence ATGCTAAGTGCTCTCATCTGGATTCCCATGGTTGGCGCATTGGTCGTCAGCCTGCTTCCCAGCAAATATTCCCCCTCGCAGGTTCGTTCCAGTGCCCTTGCGATCGCAATTGCCAATCTGCTCTGGACAATCTGGGTTTTGACGCAGTTTGACGTCACCCGACCAGGAATGCAGTTTCAGGAGTTTTTGTCTTGGATTACCCCACTAGGACTGAACTACGAACTGGGGGTTGATGGCTTATCCGTGGTCATGCTGGCGCTCAATAGCCTACTGTCTCTGATTGCCATTTTCAGCAGCAGTGAAAAAATTCAGCGCCCAAAGCTGTTCTACTCAATGGTGCTGCTCGTGAATGGTGGCGTGGCGGGTGCCTTCCTGGCGCAAAACCTGATGCTGTTCTTCCTGTTCTATGAGCTGGAGCTAATTCCCTTCTTCCTGATGATCTCTATCTGGGGTGGGGCAAAGCGGAGCTACGCAGCCGTTAAGTTCTTGATTTTTACAGCGGTTTCGGGGGCGCTGGTTCTAGTCAGCTTCCTGGGGCTGGTCTGGCTGTCCGGCGCGTCGGATTTCTCCTATCAATCGGTGCTGGGTCAGACATTGCCGATCGGCTCTCAGGTTCTACTGCTGGGTTTGATGCTGGTGGGATTTGGCATCAAGATTCCCCTGGTGCCGTTCCACACCTGGCTGCCTGATACCTACGTTGAAGCGTCTGCCCCCGTGGCAATTCTGCTGGGCGGCGTGCTGGCGAAGCTGGGAACTTACGGTCTGGTTCGGTTTGGCATGGGTCTGTTCCCCGAAGCTTGGGCGCAGCTCTCTCCTTTCCTGGCAACCTGGGCAGCGGCGAGCATTCTGTACGGAGCTTTAGCAGCGATCGCTCAAAAAGACATCAAGCGCATGGTGGCATATAGCTCGATCGGGCACATGGGCTACGTGCTGTTAGGTGCGGCAGCTCTGACTCCGCTGGCTCTCGTGGGTTCAGTGTCGCAGATGGTGGCGCATGGCTTGATTCTGGCGATTCTGTTCCATCTCGTGGGCATCATCGAAGAGAAAGTTGGCACCCGTGACCTGGAGGTGCTGAACGGTCTACTGAACCCGATTCGCGGCTTGCCCTCGATCAGTTCACTGCTAATTCTGGGCGGCATGGCAAGCGCAGGCATTCCCGGACTGGCGGGCTTTATCGCAGAATTTCTGGTGTTTCAGGGCAGTTTCTCGATTTTCCCGGCACAGACAATCGTCGCGGTTGTGGGAACTGCTCTCACCGCAGTTTATTTTGTGATTCTCATGAACCGTACCTGCTTTGGTAAGCTGAGCAACTCCACGGCATACTATCCGCAGGTGTCTACGGGCGAGAAATTCCCAGCGCTGGTGCTGGCGGTGTTAATTCTGTTCCTGGGCTTGCAGCCGAGTTGGCTGGTTCGTTGGACAGAGGCAACCACCACGGCTCTGGTAGCAGCAATCCCGCCGGTGCAACAGGTGGCTGTGAATGTTCACCCTTCACTGGACAGCCTGGAAATTAATAACTAG
- a CDS encoding CO2 hydration protein, whose product MTATILPPTSTSSPKIPPSTHEFAEVIYRLEAGGAMLPDTPENLMQIIGLYKAYAVPMDFYWRDLLYIAEHVFLNPLPFFKYFISQEYLDRQNHYSGDEADLRIWRGTGAAHPELLEFMDKGELKSKMPRLFHHWYHDRINMEFAEECMRAMLWHGRDMGMGLFDAYLDSDEYKQNADRAIKAYFKKNPAMLGLYKLFPDMFLEQCRQMSYYANLGLFWEIMAPVFFEMSDLYDEGKIASVPDAMNFLVNGIFAIAGRPIYHHVYIDGECFEIIPKSKGFMWLYEAALPYVEAVFYRTSPFRGTKSYNAQAGQVPELQKDFHYGVLYADKFPVGTAGIPPTLLAQDMLHFLPQYLVDYYQQFCRGEDDMLVQLAVSFQRSMYCVTSAVIQALREALLYPLDDPNPKHLMANRKFFEAQMDRFVRPEAQLRRIQTQNYR is encoded by the coding sequence ATGACTGCAACGATTCTCCCCCCCACTTCAACGTCTTCGCCCAAGATTCCGCCCTCGACTCACGAATTTGCTGAAGTCATTTATCGGCTGGAGGCGGGTGGAGCCATGCTGCCCGACACGCCGGAAAACCTGATGCAGATCATTGGTCTGTACAAGGCGTATGCCGTGCCGATGGATTTCTACTGGCGCGATCTGCTCTACATTGCCGAGCATGTTTTCCTGAATCCGCTGCCCTTCTTTAAGTACTTCATTTCGCAGGAGTATCTCGATCGCCAAAACCACTACTCCGGCGATGAGGCAGACCTGAGAATCTGGCGCGGGACGGGCGCGGCTCACCCGGAACTGCTGGAATTCATGGACAAGGGTGAACTCAAGTCCAAGATGCCCCGCCTGTTCCACCACTGGTATCACGATCGGATCAACATGGAGTTTGCCGAAGAATGTATGCGGGCAATGCTCTGGCACGGTCGCGATATGGGCATGGGCTTATTTGATGCCTACCTGGACAGCGACGAGTACAAGCAAAACGCCGATCGCGCCATCAAGGCATACTTCAAGAAAAATCCGGCGATGCTGGGGCTGTACAAGCTGTTCCCCGATATGTTCCTGGAGCAGTGCCGCCAGATGTCCTACTACGCCAACCTGGGACTGTTCTGGGAAATTATGGCTCCGGTGTTCTTTGAGATGTCGGATCTGTACGATGAGGGCAAGATTGCCAGCGTCCCGGATGCGATGAACTTCCTGGTTAACGGAATTTTTGCGATCGCGGGTCGTCCGATCTACCACCACGTCTACATCGACGGCGAGTGTTTCGAGATCATTCCCAAGTCGAAGGGCTTTATGTGGCTGTATGAGGCGGCACTACCCTACGTGGAAGCTGTGTTTTACCGCACGTCGCCATTCCGAGGCACTAAGTCCTACAACGCGCAGGCGGGTCAGGTTCCGGAGCTTCAGAAGGACTTCCACTACGGCGTACTCTACGCAGACAAGTTCCCGGTGGGGACGGCTGGCATTCCGCCGACGCTGCTGGCACAGGATATGCTGCACTTCCTGCCTCAATATCTGGTGGACTACTATCAGCAGTTCTGCCGGGGCGAGGACGATATGCTGGTGCAGTTGGCAGTCAGCTTCCAGCGATCGATGTACTGCGTGACTTCAGCGGTAATCCAGGCGTTGCGCGAGGCTCTGCTGTACCCGCTGGACGATCCGAATCCGAAGCACCTGATGGCAAACCGGAAATTCTTTGAGGCACAGATGGATCGGTTTGTGCGTCCGGAGGCTCAGCTTCGCCGGATTCAGACACAGAATTATCGCTAA
- a CDS encoding DUF4079 domain-containing protein yields MNLPSFIWLWRAAAWSMGLSLFAYLLLGLTGSWLFVSRQTQQARPQWLRPVHFTIGGTMVFLVLLLLAIGLVGTIGHYGSLGHSNHLPAGLIVVGLTLLSAWSATQISVDRPWARGLHLGTNLVLLLAFAIVTWTGWDVVQKYLP; encoded by the coding sequence TTGAATCTCCCTTCCTTTATTTGGCTCTGGCGTGCCGCTGCCTGGTCAATGGGTCTGTCCCTCTTTGCCTACTTGCTGCTTGGTTTAACCGGAAGCTGGCTTTTCGTCAGCCGTCAAACCCAACAAGCGCGTCCGCAGTGGCTCCGTCCCGTTCATTTCACAATTGGCGGCACGATGGTTTTTCTGGTGCTGCTATTGCTGGCGATCGGTTTAGTTGGCACGATCGGACATTACGGCAGTTTGGGACATTCCAACCACCTACCCGCAGGTTTAATCGTCGTCGGTCTAACGCTACTTTCTGCCTGGAGCGCCACTCAGATTTCAGTCGATCGTCCCTGGGCAAGGGGTTTGCATTTAGGTACGAATCTTGTCCTGCTGCTGGCATTTGCGATCGTCACCTGGACAGGCTGGGATGTGGTGCAGAAATATCTGCCATAA